The Treponema medium genome has a window encoding:
- a CDS encoding glycoside hydrolase family 13 protein, which translates to MQFSAIEHRSTDNFCYPLNENELMISLKTGSDIRRVFIVYGDPFDGSVTPGGWAWEGKRQEITRKKDLPYHTWWQVTVTSPYGRCKYCFELHGQDEGDVRYCLENGFYTADELVTLRRITGNFPGFEFPWLDGAECVRVPDWVPRTVWYQIFPDRFCRDTASQKPNALPWPAAEDAVTNNEHYGGTLRGITEKLGYLADLNITGLYLNPVNASPSVHKYDTSDYLNIDPAFGTAEDLCMLVKEAHARGIKVMLDGVFNHCGWDFALWQDVVRNGKASPYFDWFIVQEWPFETVAEPECEAAASRSRPSGTNGKSGRYSTFAYVDTMPKLNTNNPAVVDYLLNVCETWVRSYDIDGLRLDVANELSHTFCRQLYRRMRSLKKDFYLLGEIWRSALPWLRGGELDSVMNYPLALCFWKFFYDKTLPALTLEQDINAVFTAYPEPVTVGLFNLLDSHDTPRLFTRNGGDVSAVWQQYALLLSLPGSPCIYYGSEVLLAGGNDPDCRRCMPWQAIEVGEYAEPVSMMRQLIALRHTHPAMTASGYSYLHDVPLTESESNRIIHLQKYAETVEPAETTETVESTGVPITRSIDLILNCGTAPVSIAQIIDEKARVYLSLRCRDKTVQPGGFIFFEHG; encoded by the coding sequence ATGCAGTTTTCGGCAATAGAACATCGCAGTACGGATAATTTTTGTTATCCGCTCAATGAAAATGAACTTATGATCAGCCTTAAAACCGGCAGCGACATACGGCGTGTATTTATTGTATACGGAGATCCGTTCGACGGTTCGGTAACACCGGGCGGATGGGCATGGGAAGGCAAACGGCAGGAAATCACCCGCAAAAAAGATCTTCCCTACCATACATGGTGGCAGGTAACGGTTACGTCGCCTTATGGACGGTGTAAATACTGCTTTGAACTGCACGGTCAAGATGAAGGCGATGTCCGCTACTGTCTGGAAAACGGGTTTTACACGGCGGATGAGCTTGTTACGCTGCGCCGGATAACCGGTAATTTTCCCGGTTTTGAGTTTCCGTGGCTGGACGGCGCTGAATGCGTCCGCGTACCGGATTGGGTACCCCGCACAGTGTGGTATCAAATTTTTCCCGATCGGTTTTGCAGGGATACCGCCTCGCAGAAACCGAATGCTCTGCCGTGGCCTGCTGCCGAGGATGCTGTTACCAACAATGAACACTATGGCGGTACGCTTCGGGGTATTACCGAAAAGCTCGGCTATCTTGCCGATTTGAACATTACCGGCTTATATCTTAATCCGGTTAATGCTTCGCCGAGTGTGCATAAGTATGATACATCCGATTATCTGAATATCGATCCTGCATTCGGTACTGCGGAAGACTTATGCATGTTGGTAAAGGAAGCCCATGCACGCGGTATAAAAGTGATGCTGGATGGCGTCTTTAACCACTGCGGCTGGGACTTTGCACTGTGGCAGGATGTCGTTCGCAATGGAAAAGCCTCGCCGTATTTCGATTGGTTTATCGTACAAGAATGGCCGTTTGAAACCGTTGCAGAACCGGAATGTGAAGCCGCCGCGAGCCGAAGCCGACCGTCCGGTACAAACGGAAAGAGCGGGCGGTACAGTACGTTTGCGTATGTCGATACGATGCCGAAGCTGAATACCAATAATCCTGCCGTCGTCGATTACCTACTGAACGTATGCGAAACATGGGTGCGCAGTTATGATATTGATGGGCTCCGGCTCGATGTTGCGAATGAGCTTTCGCACACATTTTGCAGGCAGCTTTATCGGCGGATGCGCAGTCTTAAAAAAGACTTTTACCTGCTTGGAGAAATATGGCGCAGTGCCTTGCCGTGGCTGCGCGGCGGTGAGTTGGATTCGGTAATGAATTATCCGCTCGCGCTGTGCTTCTGGAAATTCTTTTACGATAAAACGCTGCCCGCCCTGACTTTGGAGCAGGACATAAACGCTGTTTTTACGGCCTATCCCGAACCTGTTACCGTAGGCCTGTTTAATCTGCTGGACTCCCATGATACGCCGCGCCTTTTTACCCGCAACGGCGGTGATGTGTCCGCCGTATGGCAGCAATACGCCCTGCTGTTGAGCCTGCCCGGTTCGCCGTGTATCTATTACGGCAGCGAGGTTTTGCTTGCAGGCGGAAATGATCCCGATTGCCGCCGCTGTATGCCGTGGCAGGCTATCGAAGTAGGTGAATACGCCGAACCGGTGAGCATGATGCGGCAGTTGATTGCTTTGCGCCATACGCATCCGGCAATGACCGCTTCCGGTTACTCATATCTGCATGACGTGCCGCTTACCGAAAGCGAATCGAATAGAATTATTCATTTGCAAAAGTATGCCGAAACGGTAGAACCTGCGGAAACTACGGAGACCGTTGAAAGCACGGGAGTTCCGATTACGCGGAGCATAGACCTCATTCTCAATTGCGGTACGGCTCCGGTATCAATCGCACAGATAATAGATGAAAAGGCACGGGTATACCTCTCCCTGCGCTGCAGGGATAAAACGGTACAGCCCGGCGGCTTTATCTTTTTTGAACATGGGTAA
- a CDS encoding carbohydrate ABC transporter permease, which produces MATTTLQGAAVIDKSIIKKTSTASTCFMGLGQILYLKQYVRGAFFALMELAVLFLIFFDQTVMQFNGKGPIVRSLIGLITLGEEKPNVPIKMKDHSIFMMIGGLITVLLLVVFIGIYVANVITAKKTAAYIVEKQRYPSAAEARKKFVESAFPYLGLSPAILLILFFTVLPLIFSALVAFTNYSSPKHIPPNNLVDWVGFENFITMFNSKMANSWFSAFGRVALWTVIWAFFATTTCYFTGMIFAVILVDKRIKLPKFFRTVFILPYAIPVMLSLFIWANLLNGTFGPINRSLMQFGLLSEPIKWLSDPFMAKITMLLVNIWIGFPYSMILITSNMTAIPADIYEAATIDGANKMQQFFRITLPLVLFQTMPILIMQFAANINNFGAVYFLTAGGPNLDDSIQTKAGATDLLISWIYKLTYDTPTLYNLASVLSILVFVVLVPFAVYNFTHTKAFKEGEL; this is translated from the coding sequence ATGGCTACAACGACCTTACAAGGTGCCGCCGTTATCGACAAATCAATTATCAAAAAGACGTCAACCGCATCGACGTGCTTTATGGGGCTCGGTCAGATCCTCTATTTAAAGCAATATGTGCGCGGCGCCTTTTTCGCTTTGATGGAATTGGCGGTATTATTTTTGATCTTTTTTGATCAGACGGTTATGCAGTTCAATGGAAAAGGCCCCATCGTGCGGAGTCTGATCGGCCTTATCACGCTCGGAGAAGAAAAACCGAATGTCCCTATCAAGATGAAGGATCATTCCATCTTCATGATGATCGGCGGCCTTATCACCGTATTGCTGCTCGTCGTATTTATCGGCATATATGTTGCGAACGTGATCACTGCCAAAAAAACGGCGGCCTATATCGTGGAAAAGCAGCGTTATCCGTCCGCGGCGGAAGCCCGTAAGAAGTTTGTCGAATCGGCCTTTCCGTATCTCGGACTGAGCCCTGCGATCCTCTTGATCTTGTTTTTCACTGTTTTGCCGCTCATCTTTTCGGCGCTGGTTGCCTTTACGAATTATTCATCACCCAAGCACATTCCGCCGAACAACCTTGTCGATTGGGTCGGTTTTGAAAACTTTATCACGATGTTTAATTCAAAGATGGCAAACAGCTGGTTTTCCGCCTTCGGGCGCGTCGCTCTGTGGACGGTTATCTGGGCGTTCTTTGCAACCACAACCTGTTACTTTACCGGTATGATCTTCGCGGTTATCCTCGTCGACAAGCGCATCAAGCTGCCGAAATTCTTCCGAACCGTGTTTATCCTACCGTATGCCATTCCGGTTATGCTGAGCTTGTTCATTTGGGCGAACCTTTTAAACGGAACATTCGGCCCCATCAACCGCTCGCTGATGCAGTTCGGTCTTTTAAGTGAACCGATTAAGTGGCTTTCCGATCCGTTTATGGCAAAGATTACGATGCTGTTGGTCAATATTTGGATCGGCTTTCCGTATAGTATGATATTAATTACCAGCAATATGACGGCCATCCCTGCGGATATTTATGAGGCGGCAACCATCGACGGCGCGAATAAGATGCAGCAGTTCTTCCGCATCACACTCCCGCTGGTGCTGTTCCAAACGATGCCTATTCTCATTATGCAGTTTGCCGCCAATATCAACAACTTCGGCGCGGTATACTTCCTTACTGCCGGCGGTCCGAATCTTGACGACAGTATTCAGACAAAGGCAGGCGCAACCGACCTGTTGATTTCGTGGATTTATAAACTTACGTATGATACGCCGACTTTATACAACCTTGCCTCGGTACTTTCGATCCTTGTGTTTGTCGTGCT
- a CDS encoding maltose ABC transporter substrate-binding protein, which translates to MKKAMIGLSACVSLVLLLALTGCGGGSEKKGDMKGETVTIKIWESEGAEKDFMLFAAEEYKKTHPNVSFVYEPVQSTDARTKIEMDGPAGVGADIFVAPHDHIGALVAGGHILPFDDASVLDNFIPAALTSAAYEGKNYGYPLAIETYALFYNKDLLPEAPKTWEEMESFAKTWNDKAQNKYALVWGVGNAYFNYIFMSGFGAPLFGPNGDDPKQHNINSPNAITGLTYFQSLRKKMLDVPSGDITDDFCNSSFAEGKAAMIITGPWKISDFSKTGLNYGIAPIPVFPGMTNPPASFSGLRMAFVSAYSDHPAEAQDFAKFLTSKPILEKRYEMTKQIPPRSDITITDPLSQGILAQAQYATPMPTIPEMGKYWSAMNATFANIWDGGNVTEKLNAAAATMESIQ; encoded by the coding sequence ATGAAAAAAGCAATGATAGGGCTTTCGGCCTGTGTATCTTTGGTGCTTCTTCTTGCTCTTACGGGGTGCGGCGGAGGTTCCGAGAAGAAAGGTGATATGAAAGGCGAAACGGTTACCATCAAAATATGGGAATCCGAAGGCGCCGAAAAAGATTTTATGCTGTTCGCTGCGGAAGAATACAAAAAAACGCATCCGAACGTATCCTTTGTGTATGAACCGGTTCAGTCGACCGATGCGCGTACAAAGATTGAAATGGACGGCCCTGCAGGTGTCGGTGCGGATATCTTTGTTGCACCGCACGACCACATCGGCGCCCTTGTCGCAGGCGGTCATATTCTCCCCTTTGACGATGCGTCTGTTCTCGATAACTTTATCCCCGCTGCATTGACATCCGCCGCGTATGAGGGAAAAAACTACGGGTATCCGCTTGCAATCGAAACCTACGCATTGTTCTATAATAAAGACTTGTTGCCGGAAGCTCCCAAAACATGGGAAGAGATGGAATCGTTTGCAAAGACGTGGAACGATAAAGCTCAAAATAAATATGCATTGGTCTGGGGTGTCGGAAATGCATACTTTAACTACATCTTTATGAGCGGCTTCGGTGCACCGCTTTTTGGCCCGAACGGCGATGATCCCAAGCAGCACAACATCAATAGCCCCAATGCTATTACCGGCTTAACCTATTTCCAGAGCCTGCGTAAGAAGATGCTCGATGTTCCATCAGGTGACATTACCGACGATTTCTGCAATTCCTCGTTTGCGGAAGGTAAAGCCGCGATGATTATTACCGGTCCGTGGAAGATCTCCGATTTTTCAAAAACAGGCCTTAACTACGGTATTGCACCCATTCCGGTATTTCCCGGTATGACCAATCCTCCGGCATCGTTCTCCGGTCTTCGCATGGCCTTTGTCAGCGCTTACAGTGATCATCCGGCGGAAGCGCAAGACTTTGCAAAATTCCTTACTTCAAAGCCGATATTGGAAAAACGGTACGAAATGACCAAACAAATTCCGCCCCGCTCCGATATCACCATCACCGATCCGTTAAGTCAAGGTATTTTAGCACAGGCGCAATACGCAACACCGATGCCCACCATTCCCGAAATGGGCAAATACTGGTCTGCAATGAATGCAACTTTTGCGAATATCTGGGACGGCGGCAATGTTACGGAAAAACTGAATGCTGCTGCGGCTACAATGGAGTCGATACAATAG